The sequence below is a genomic window from Nitrososphaerota archaeon.
ATTGTAAGTGCTGGAAGTGCTTTCCGATACTCTACTTCAAGCCTTGCTATGATCTCAGCAGGGATGTTATCGGAACCTCCAATAAAATAGGTCTGAGCGATGGAGGCTCTATGTCCCATAAAGAACTCTACAATTTCGGAATTGACTCCTGAAAGGGAACTCCAAGTCTTGAAGTATTTTCTTAATGTATGAAAGTGTAGCAGGTGCCACCTTTTTCCCTCCTCCTTCCTTGCTAACCCCGATCTTGCCAGCAGATTCATCCACCTTATCCATACACCCTGCCTGCTGAGTTTTCCACCAAGGGGCCTATCGGTAGCTATGACTGGACTTTCAGGAGTAATCTCTTCGCCTCTGAGCTTCCTGTCTTCGATGTAGGCCTTCAGCACTTCCCTAGCTTCGGGAGACATAAATGTCAAATGGCTCTTCCTATTCTTGGTTAGTTCTCTAGGAAGCCTGATGGAAGGGATCTCCCTGTTAAGGTCGAGGTACTTAATCCTCAGGGATGATAAGGTACTCTGTCGCAGACCCGAAGAGACCGCCATAAGAGTAAGAACCCTCTCCGCAAGGTTGGCACATGAAAGAATGACCTTCATCTCTTCACGAGTTGGTATCTGATCAGTCTCAGTTCTTACTATCTTGGGAAGCTCTATCCTCTCCCAATCTGAGTCAATCTCATTGACGACAAGCCATTTCTTTATAGAAGTCGCTTTCCTCGATGCTGTAGCTCTTGCTAGTCCCTTACCTGCAATCAGAAAATCGAGATACTGATTGACTATAGCAGGCCAGTCATACCGTGTCTTGATAGCCTGATCAGGTGTAACCTTCATCCATCGGCAGAATACAATAATCTCTTCAACATAGGTTATAACGGTTCTGTTCGATCCTCCTTTCCTGAAAAGCCTTAATGCAAGTCTTTCAATGGATTTGTTTGACTGAACATGACCTTCCAGATACTTCGGGACTTGGAGAGTTTCGCTCATGTATGGGGAATTTGGAGGGCTTCTATTTTAATCTTCGGTAAATCCATGGAGGGAGCGAAGTAAGTTTTGGCAAAACTGCATCGGATAACTAGGAAAGTGCGTTCAAGGCTCAAGAGACCGCTAGGAACCATAATTGAAGCAGAGCGTCCTAGCATTAATGATGTGAACTCTCTGATTGCAGAGAGCACGGTTGTAGCGTCCGTTGGGGATGCAACTACGGAGAACCTGATAAGGCTGGGCGTGATACCAGCAGTCCAGATAGTTGATGGCAGGGAGAAAAGAAAAGCAAGAAAGCTTCCAGAAAAGGCGCAGAAGACCCTTCTGAAGGTCAAGAATCCTGCAAGCACGATAAGCAGCGATGCGATAGACATCATCGAAAAATCATTTTCTCTACCCCAGCCTGTAAGAATACTCGTGGATGGGGAGGAGGATTTGCTGGCTCTGCCTCTTGTTGCCAAATGCCCAGAAGGAAGCGTTGTATTTTATGGCCAGCCGAAAAGAGGTCTTGTGGCAATCAAAGTAAATAGCAGGAAGAAGCGGGAAGCACTTTCAATCCTGAAGGAGATCGGAGTGAAAAAGTAAACTTGGTAAGAGTAGGCCTTGTCCATAGTAACAATGGTATATATGTCGACAGTGACATCGTCATCAGAATTGCGATGATTGCTGATGAACTTGGCTTCGATTCCCTGCTCTCTTGGGATCATTTCATGCTACCGTGGAGCAATAGAACCTTTGATGTCTGGTCGCTGCTGAGCTTTCTGGCTGCAAAGACCGAAAAGATAAAGTTAGGAACGTGCGTCACTCCATTGCCATTCAGGCACCCTGCCTTGCTGGCTAAGATTGTTTCCAGTGTTGACTTTCTTTCGAAGAGTAGAGTAATTCTGGGGGTCGGTGCTGGATGGCACAAACCAGAATTTGATGGCTATTCAAAATGGGATAGTGATAGGACAAGGGTTGCAAAGACCAAGGAAGCCTTGGAGATAATACATGGGTTGTGGACTAAGGGCAGGCTCTCCTATCAAGGCGAGTATTACAAGATTGAAAATGCAGTTCTTGACCCAAAACCCGTACGGAACATTCCTATGTGGTTCGGTGTACAAGGCAGAAAGATGCTATCTTTAGCTTCCAAATATGGCGCTGGTTGGATTCCAGTAATGATCTCGCCAAGGCAATACGCAAAACTTAAGGGAACTCTTGAAGATCAGTTGAAAACTAATAAGAGGGCTGATGGTTTTGTTTATGCCTTGTTTCAATACGTAGAATCAGATTTGAATAAGACTAGGAAGGTTCTGGAGGAATATGAAAGAAGTGGTTGCAGATATTTCTCGCTTGGATATACTCGAAACACGCTAGGCTTTATAGCTTGGCTGGAGAAGTTTGGCAAGGATTTGGTAAGCTCGTATGCGTAATTAGGCTGATGCAAGCCACAACCAAAGATATCAATCCTAGCACGCTCCCATAACGCCGTTGCGCAAATCTCTTGCGATAGGTCTTGTTGGTATTCTGCTCCTACCAGTACTTGGTTACATCCC
It includes:
- a CDS encoding DUF359 domain-containing protein; this translates as MAKLHRITRKVRSRLKRPLGTIIEAERPSINDVNSLIAESTVVASVGDATTENLIRLGVIPAVQIVDGREKRKARKLPEKAQKTLLKVKNPASTISSDAIDIIEKSFSLPQPVRILVDGEEDLLALPLVAKCPEGSVVFYGQPKRGLVAIKVNSRKKREALSILKEIGVKK
- a CDS encoding LLM class flavin-dependent oxidoreductase; its protein translation is MVRVGLVHSNNGIYVDSDIVIRIAMIADELGFDSLLSWDHFMLPWSNRTFDVWSLLSFLAAKTEKIKLGTCVTPLPFRHPALLAKIVSSVDFLSKSRVILGVGAGWHKPEFDGYSKWDSDRTRVAKTKEALEIIHGLWTKGRLSYQGEYYKIENAVLDPKPVRNIPMWFGVQGRKMLSLASKYGAGWIPVMISPRQYAKLKGTLEDQLKTNKRADGFVYALFQYVESDLNKTRKVLEEYERSGCRYFSLGYTRNTLGFIAWLEKFGKDLVSSYA